The Aethina tumida isolate Nest 87 chromosome 6, icAetTumi1.1, whole genome shotgun sequence genome has a segment encoding these proteins:
- the LOC126265996 gene encoding dynein axonemal heavy chain 2-like, translating to MSLQIQASGGESESKEHRVSELANDVLSKVLDVIDYERTDKLTGLHKTPLDVVLLQEIQRYNKLLIKIKTSLEELGKAIEGFVVMSSELEDIFNCIYEARVPGEWLKGTKPSNPFAYNN from the exons ATGTCGTTGCAAATTCAAGCTTCTGGAGGCGAATCTGAGAGCAAGGAACACAGAGTTTCTGAGTTAGCTAATGATGTTTTGTCCAAAGTGCTCGACGTCATTGATTATGAAAGAACTGACAAGCTTACTGGTTTACATAAGACTCCTTTAGATGTTGTTTTGCTTCAGGAGATacaaag aTACAACAAACTattgatcaaaataaaaacttctttGGAGGAGCTTGGGAAGGCAATAGAAGGCTTCGTGGTTATGTCCAGTGAGTTGGAGGAcattttcaattgtatttatgAAGCTAGAGTTCCAGGAGAGTGGCTCAAAGGTACAAAACCTTCCAACCCTTTTGCATATAATAACTAG
- the LOC126265995 gene encoding dynein axonemal heavy chain 2-like: MARVDHFGTWAATVKPPLFFWLSAYTFPTGYLTAVLQTTARATQVPIDTLSREFDVLTVDENTIQTTPETGVYVKGLYLEGGGWDKKMACLIEPQPMQLVVPMPLINFKPMEVLKKKTKELYQCPTYYFPIRTGVQNRPAFVVAVDLKSGGEFADFWTKRGTALLLSLAN, from the exons ATGGCAAGAGTGGATCACTTCGGCACCTGGGCTGCCACAGTCAAACCACCATTGTTCTTCTGGCTCAGCGCTTACACGTTCCCTACAGGGTACCTTACAGCTGTTctccaa ACAACAGCACGTGCAACACAGGTACCAATCGACACCTTAAGTAGGGAGTTTGATGTGTTGACAGTGGACGAGAACACAATACAAACCACCCCTGAAACCGGAGTGTACGTCAAAGGATTGTATTTAGAAGGTGGTGGATGGGACAAGAAAATGGCGTGTTTGATTGAGCCTCAACCAATGCAACTGGTTGTGCCAATGCCtttgataaatttcaaacCGATGGAGGTACTCAAAAAGAAGACTAAAG AGTTGTATCAATGTCCAACTTACTATTTCCCAATAAGAACAGGAGTACAAAACAGGCCGGCGTTTGTTGTGGCGGTTGATTTGAAAAGTGGAGGAGAATTTGCAGATTTTTGGACCAAAAGGGGCACTGCTTTACTTCTAAGTTtggcaaattaa